A region from the Desulfomarina profundi genome encodes:
- the cmoA gene encoding carboxy-S-adenosyl-L-methionine synthase CmoA, translating into MKKHSPRDTLFRVDSINEDFVFNEHVVEVFDDMLDRSVPFYGEVIRSSARLLDCFLHSGDTVYDLGCATGTTLLEFSRILERKGLHFIGIDNSAAMLDKARLKAKIYSKEDSLDFLKEDITTIHHPGTGAFIVNYTMQFIRPLKREEFVQRIYSNLRPGGILLLSEKVISHDRRINREYIDIYHAFKRSRGYSELEIAKKREALENILIPFSIDENRALLSNCGFQSVETYFQWFNFASFIAVKPA; encoded by the coding sequence ATGAAAAAACATTCACCCAGGGACACACTTTTTCGAGTTGACTCCATCAATGAAGATTTTGTCTTCAACGAGCATGTGGTGGAGGTCTTTGATGATATGCTGGACCGTTCAGTTCCCTTCTATGGAGAGGTGATCAGGTCCAGTGCCAGATTGCTGGACTGTTTTCTCCATTCCGGGGATACAGTTTATGACCTTGGCTGTGCCACTGGAACAACGTTGCTTGAATTTTCCAGAATCCTGGAAAGAAAGGGATTACATTTTATCGGTATCGACAATTCCGCCGCCATGCTCGATAAGGCCCGACTCAAAGCAAAAATCTATTCAAAAGAAGACAGCCTTGACTTTCTGAAAGAAGATATCACAACAATTCATCACCCGGGTACAGGAGCCTTTATTGTCAACTATACCATGCAGTTCATCCGACCTCTGAAACGCGAAGAATTTGTACAACGGATCTATTCCAACCTCAGGCCCGGGGGCATTCTCCTGCTCAGTGAAAAAGTAATCAGCCACGATCGCCGTATTAACCGGGAATATATTGACATCTATCATGCCTTCAAACGTTCCAGGGGATATTCCGAGCTTGAAATTGCCAAAAAGCGCGAAGCCCTGGAGAACATCCTGATCCCTTTTTCCATAGATGAAAACAGGGCGCTGCTTTCCAATTGTGGTTTCCAATCGGTGGAAACCTATTTTCAATGGTTCAACTTTGCCTCTTTCATAGCTGTTAAACCAGCCTGA
- the cmoB gene encoding tRNA 5-methoxyuridine(34)/uridine 5-oxyacetic acid(34) synthase CmoB has product MNYLSFLPSSAHFDAISELHQSRQNWVNQQKKGFLRYRNPYLELSQFHADHVDCDNEIVTIGSSAEIDDTARQKIRLALQDFMPWRKGPFSIFGIDVDAEWRSERKWRRIVPELPDLNGKIVGDIGCNNGYYMFRMVPHKPQLVLGLEPSVQHYYCFKALNSMAGCDQLDIDLLGVEHLPFFESCFDVIFLLGIIYHRPSPIDTLRDILTALQPGGTLILESQAIPGDEPMALFPEKTYAKVPGTYFVPTATCLRNWMDKAGFRDIKVFCSHPMSSEEQRQTEWMVFESFADFIRPDNPELTVEGYPAPLRIFFKGKKR; this is encoded by the coding sequence ATGAATTACCTGTCCTTTCTTCCCTCTTCAGCCCATTTTGACGCAATTTCGGAACTCCACCAGTCACGTCAGAACTGGGTCAACCAACAGAAAAAAGGGTTTCTCCGCTACCGTAACCCCTACCTTGAGCTTTCACAGTTCCATGCAGACCACGTGGACTGCGACAATGAAATCGTAACCATCGGCTCGTCAGCTGAAATTGACGATACCGCGCGTCAGAAAATACGGCTGGCCCTGCAGGATTTCATGCCCTGGCGCAAAGGCCCTTTCTCCATTTTCGGCATTGACGTGGACGCGGAATGGCGAAGCGAAAGAAAATGGCGGAGAATAGTTCCAGAGCTTCCCGATTTAAACGGGAAAATTGTGGGGGATATCGGCTGCAACAACGGCTACTACATGTTCCGCATGGTGCCGCACAAACCACAACTGGTCCTGGGCCTTGAGCCGTCCGTACAGCACTACTACTGCTTTAAGGCTCTGAACAGCATGGCCGGCTGTGACCAGCTCGACATCGACCTGCTGGGAGTTGAACATCTCCCCTTTTTCGAATCCTGTTTCGATGTGATTTTTCTCCTGGGCATTATTTACCACCGCCCCTCCCCCATTGACACCCTGAGGGATATCCTTACTGCCCTGCAACCGGGTGGAACACTCATCCTGGAATCACAGGCCATCCCCGGAGACGAACCGATGGCTCTTTTCCCTGAAAAAACGTACGCAAAGGTTCCAGGCACCTATTTTGTCCCTACAGCAACCTGTCTTCGAAACTGGATGGACAAAGCGGGATTCAGAGATATCAAAGTTTTCTGTTCGCATCCCATGTCCAGCGAAGAACAGCGACAGACCGAATGGATGGTTTTTGAATCCTTTGCAGATTTCATCAGGCCGGACAACCCGGAGCTTACCGTGGAAGGTTATCCTGCACCACTTCGTATTTTTTTCAAAGGCAAAAAGAGGTAA
- a CDS encoding class I SAM-dependent methyltransferase, whose amino-acid sequence MTSAKKFDPAKRKKLNNPERLRWIPPHLVWELVSSADGTLYLDIGAGTGYLTREIAGYAGPDVKVVALDIEPIMVSEMKKTLPKDGIVYPELMDRDELSFTDSSVDGIWLIALYHELTPPGPLLAEIRRVLRSGCKLVIIDWEKDSKACEQGPPLDHRVSTSTVIRQLKSAGFLDVKEVEGDFNTIFQLLPAAE is encoded by the coding sequence ATGACATCAGCAAAAAAATTTGATCCGGCCAAGAGAAAGAAGCTTAATAATCCTGAAAGATTGAGATGGATTCCACCTCATCTTGTCTGGGAACTGGTCAGTTCTGCAGATGGCACTCTATATCTGGATATTGGTGCCGGAACAGGATACCTGACCCGTGAAATCGCCGGTTATGCAGGTCCCGACGTAAAGGTCGTTGCCCTGGATATTGAACCGATCATGGTATCAGAGATGAAAAAAACTCTGCCAAAAGACGGCATTGTCTATCCAGAACTGATGGACAGGGATGAACTTTCCTTCACAGACAGCAGTGTTGACGGAATCTGGCTTATAGCGCTCTATCATGAATTGACCCCACCGGGGCCATTGCTGGCAGAGATCAGGAGGGTTCTCCGGTCGGGTTGTAAACTTGTAATTATTGACTGGGAAAAGGACAGCAAAGCCTGTGAGCAAGGGCCGCCGCTGGATCACCGTGTCAGCACGTCAACTGTTATCAGGCAGCTCAAATCAGCCGGATTTCTTGATGTGAAGGAGGTTGAGGGGGATTTCAACACCATTTTTCAGTTACTGCCCGCAGCTGAATAA